One Dysosmobacter welbionis DNA segment encodes these proteins:
- the ylqF gene encoding ribosome biogenesis GTPase YlqF, protein MNIQWYPGHMTKTRRMIAEQIKHVDAVCEIVDARIPVSSRNPDVDELTAGKPRLVVLNRVDQADPDATKRWAAWFRAKGYAVMESDAKSGAGTKQFAAAVKTLLADKLRAYAEKGQNRVVRVMILGVPNVGKSTFINRIAGRKTAKTEDRPGVTRAKQWVPIDRGLELLDTPGILWPKFEDQSVGLNLAYTGAVKDEILDMETLGCHLMAYLGTNYPEALRTGYKLPSLPERQDGEEDVAWGYRLLEAAGKKRGFLISGGEVDTERMAKILLDEYRAGKLGRFTLEMPEETEQPAASE, encoded by the coding sequence ATGAATATTCAATGGTATCCCGGTCACATGACCAAAACCCGGCGGATGATCGCCGAGCAGATCAAACATGTGGATGCAGTGTGCGAAATCGTGGACGCCCGGATTCCTGTGTCCAGCCGGAACCCGGATGTGGACGAACTGACGGCGGGGAAGCCCCGGCTGGTGGTGCTGAACCGGGTGGACCAGGCGGACCCGGACGCCACGAAGCGGTGGGCGGCCTGGTTCCGGGCAAAGGGGTACGCGGTGATGGAGTCCGACGCCAAGAGCGGCGCCGGGACAAAGCAGTTTGCCGCTGCTGTCAAGACGCTTCTTGCGGACAAGCTGCGCGCCTATGCGGAAAAGGGGCAGAACCGGGTGGTCCGGGTGATGATTTTGGGCGTGCCCAACGTGGGCAAGTCCACCTTTATCAACAGGATCGCCGGCCGCAAGACTGCCAAAACCGAGGACCGGCCCGGTGTCACCCGGGCCAAGCAGTGGGTGCCCATCGACCGCGGGCTGGAACTGCTGGATACCCCCGGCATTCTGTGGCCCAAGTTTGAGGACCAGAGCGTGGGGCTGAACCTGGCCTACACCGGCGCGGTGAAGGACGAGATCCTGGACATGGAGACCCTGGGCTGCCACCTGATGGCGTACCTGGGCACCAACTATCCGGAGGCCCTGAGGACCGGCTACAAGCTCCCGTCCCTGCCGGAGCGTCAGGACGGCGAGGAGGACGTGGCCTGGGGCTACCGCCTGCTGGAGGCCGCCGGGAAAAAGCGGGGCTTTCTGATCTCCGGCGGCGAGGTGGACACGGAGCGGATGGCCAAGATTCTGTTGGACGAGTATAGAGCTGGCAAGCTGGGACGCTTCACACTGGAAATGCCGGAGGAGACGGAACAGCCTGCAGCGTCAGAATGA
- the lepB gene encoding signal peptidase I — MWKKEKKQETQEVSPEKEEGRDLYEWAQALVCSVLAVVLLFTFVIRLIGVDGHSMVPTLQDGDRLLVLNAMLDNDYEYGDIVVLRKDTFLEEPIVKRVIATEGQTVDIDFVSGAVYVDGELLEEDYINEPTYVEEGTEFPLTVPEGSIFVMGDNRNHSSDSRSSDLGTVDTRYVIGKAVFLLFPGADEATGQRDFGRIGPIAGID, encoded by the coding sequence ATGTGGAAGAAAGAGAAGAAGCAGGAGACGCAGGAGGTGTCTCCGGAAAAGGAGGAGGGCCGGGACCTGTATGAGTGGGCCCAGGCGCTGGTGTGCTCCGTGCTGGCGGTGGTGCTGCTGTTTACCTTCGTCATCCGGCTCATCGGCGTGGATGGCCACTCTATGGTGCCCACCCTGCAGGACGGAGACCGGCTGCTGGTGCTGAACGCCATGCTGGACAACGACTATGAGTACGGCGACATCGTGGTGCTGCGGAAGGACACCTTTCTGGAGGAGCCCATCGTGAAGCGGGTGATCGCCACGGAGGGCCAGACGGTGGACATCGACTTTGTCTCCGGCGCCGTCTATGTGGACGGGGAGCTGCTGGAGGAGGACTATATCAACGAGCCCACCTATGTGGAGGAGGGGACGGAATTTCCCCTAACGGTGCCGGAGGGCTCCATTTTCGTCATGGGCGACAACCGAAACCACTCCAGCGACAGCCGCAGCAGCGACCTTGGCACGGTGGACACCCGGTATGTCATCGGCAAGGCGGTGTTCCTGCTGTTTCCCGGCGCGGACGAGGCCACCGGGCAGCGGGACTTCGGCCGCATCGGCCCCATTGCGGGGATCGACTGA
- the lepB gene encoding signal peptidase I produces MRGGKRLNRDALSLRGLYEWVQVLVCAVTATVLLFTFAARVVLVSGPSMRETLQHQDCLLVMNAHLCGGFEAGDIVIIRKESFKDGEPIVKRVIATEGQTVDIDFTAGAVYVDGQLLEEDYIRQPTYLEEGLEFPVTVPEGCVFVMGDNRNDSDDSRDPELGPVDTRQILGRAVFLLFPGVTADTDKRDFGRIGPLT; encoded by the coding sequence GTGCGGGGAGGAAAACGGCTCAACAGGGACGCGCTTTCCCTCCGCGGGCTGTACGAGTGGGTGCAGGTGCTGGTGTGCGCCGTGACAGCAACGGTGCTGCTGTTCACCTTTGCGGCGCGGGTGGTGCTGGTGTCCGGCCCCTCCATGCGGGAGACGCTCCAGCATCAGGACTGCCTGCTGGTGATGAACGCCCACCTGTGCGGTGGATTTGAGGCCGGGGACATCGTCATCATCCGGAAGGAGAGCTTCAAGGACGGGGAGCCCATCGTGAAGCGGGTGATCGCCACAGAGGGCCAGACGGTGGACATCGACTTTACCGCTGGTGCCGTCTATGTGGATGGGCAGCTGCTGGAGGAGGACTACATCCGCCAGCCCACCTATCTGGAGGAGGGGCTGGAGTTCCCTGTCACCGTGCCGGAGGGCTGCGTCTTTGTTATGGGCGACAACCGCAACGACAGCGATGACAGCCGGGATCCGGAGCTGGGGCCGGTGGATACCCGGCAGATTTTGGGCCGGGCGGTGTTCCTGTTGTTCCCAGGCGTGACTGCGGACACCGACAAGCGGGACTTCGGCAGGATCGGCCCGCTGACATAA